In one Streptomyces venezuelae genomic region, the following are encoded:
- a CDS encoding glycosyltransferase family 4 protein yields MKIGIVCPYSWDVPGGVQFHIRDLAEHLIRLGHEVSVLAPADDETPLPSYVVSAGRAVPVPYNGSVARLNFGFLSAARVRRWLHEGTFDVIHIHEPASPSLGLLTCWAAQGPIVATFHTSNPRSRAMIAAYPILQPALEKISARIAVSEYARRTLVEHLGGDAVVIPNGVDVDFFADAEPRPEWQGETIGFIGRIDEPRKGLPVLMRALPQIFAERPNARLLVAGRGDEEEAVASLPAELRSRVEFLGMVSDEDKARLLRSVDLYIAPNTGGESFGIILVEAMSAGAPVLASDLDAFAQVLDQGAAGDLFTNEDAESLAKSAVRLLADPERREGLRERGSAHVRRFDWSTVGSDILAVYETVTDGATSVAEDERSGLRARFGLASKG; encoded by the coding sequence GTGAAGATCGGCATCGTCTGCCCCTACTCGTGGGACGTGCCGGGCGGCGTCCAGTTCCACATCCGCGATCTGGCGGAGCACCTCATCCGCCTCGGGCACGAGGTCTCCGTCCTCGCCCCGGCCGACGACGAGACCCCGCTCCCGTCGTACGTCGTGTCGGCGGGACGCGCCGTTCCGGTGCCGTACAACGGCTCGGTGGCCCGCCTCAACTTCGGCTTCCTGTCGGCCGCGCGGGTGCGCCGCTGGCTGCACGAGGGCACGTTCGACGTCATCCACATCCACGAGCCGGCGTCGCCCTCCCTGGGCCTGCTCACCTGCTGGGCGGCGCAGGGCCCGATCGTGGCCACCTTCCACACCTCCAACCCGCGCTCGCGGGCGATGATCGCCGCGTACCCGATCCTCCAGCCGGCGCTCGAGAAGATCAGCGCACGCATCGCGGTGAGCGAGTACGCGCGGCGCACCCTCGTCGAACACCTCGGCGGCGACGCGGTCGTCATCCCGAACGGCGTCGACGTCGACTTCTTCGCCGACGCCGAGCCCAGACCCGAGTGGCAGGGCGAGACGATCGGCTTCATCGGCCGCATCGACGAGCCCCGCAAGGGCCTGCCGGTCCTCATGCGGGCCCTCCCGCAGATCTTCGCCGAACGCCCGAACGCCCGCCTGCTGGTCGCGGGCCGCGGCGACGAGGAGGAGGCGGTCGCGTCCCTGCCCGCCGAACTCCGCTCCCGGGTGGAGTTCCTCGGCATGGTCAGCGACGAGGACAAGGCGAGACTGCTGCGCAGCGTCGACCTCTACATCGCGCCCAACACCGGCGGCGAGAGCTTCGGCATCATCCTGGTCGAGGCGATGTCCGCGGGCGCACCCGTGCTCGCCAGCGACCTGGACGCGTTCGCGCAGGTCCTCGACCAGGGCGCGGCGGGCGACCTCTTCACCAACGAGGACGCGGAGTCCCTCGCGAAGTCCGCGGTACGCCTGCTCGCCGACCCCGAACGCCGCGAGGGCCTGCGCGAACGCGGCAGCGCCCACGTCCGCCGCTTCGACTGGTCGACGGTCGGCTCCGACATCCTCGCGGTCTACGAAACGGTGACGGACGGCGCGACATCGGTCGCCGAGGACGAACGCTCGGGGCTGCGGGCGCGGTTCGGGTTGGCGTCGAAGGGGTGA
- a CDS encoding elongation factor G-like protein EF-G2, whose translation MGDKANAHPGAAGRAASADHPASVRNVVLVGHSGSGKTTLVEALALTAGAVNRAGRVEDGGTVSDYDEMEHRQQRSVQLSLVPVEWDGIKINLLDTPGYADFVGELRAGLRAADAALFVVSAAEGVEGITGATRMVWEECAAVGMPRAIVITHLESARADFAAMTRTCAQAFGGDDPDAVVPLYLPLHGEQGPDGHAPVTGLIGLLSQRIFDYASGERKESEPGSDQLPLIERARNTLIEGIIAESEDESLMDRYLGGEDIDFKTLVDDLERAVARGIFHPVLAAAPAAEGARQGIGTVELLELITGGFPTPLEHPAPAVTTPGGTARPPLTCDPEGPLVAEVVKTASDPYVGRVSLVRVFSGTLRPDETVHVSGHGLADRGHEDHDVDERVGALSSPFGKQQRTLTRCVAGDLACVAKLNRAETGDTLSAKDDPLLMEPWDMPDPLLPLAIQAHSKADEDKLSQGLSRLVAEDPTMRLEQNQDTHQVVLWCLGEAHADVALERLRSRYGVQVDVVPYKVSLRETFAGKSGGRGRHVKQSGGHGQYAICEIEVEPLPGGSGIEFVDKVVGGAVPRQFIPSVEKGVRAQAAKGVAAGYALIDVRITLLDGKAHSVDSSDAAFQTAGALALREAASGAKIHLLEPVAEVRVLVGDDYVGAVMSDLSGRRGRVVGTEQAAGGRTLVRAEVPEIEIGRYAVDLRSLSQGTARFNRTYARHEPMPPQLSEKIRERAHNAT comes from the coding sequence ATGGGCGACAAGGCGAACGCACACCCCGGAGCCGCCGGCAGGGCAGCGTCGGCCGACCACCCCGCGTCCGTACGGAATGTGGTGCTGGTCGGCCACAGCGGATCCGGCAAGACGACTCTGGTGGAGGCCCTCGCGCTGACGGCGGGGGCGGTGAACCGGGCGGGTCGCGTGGAGGACGGCGGCACCGTCTCCGACTACGACGAGATGGAGCATCGGCAGCAGCGTTCGGTGCAGCTGTCACTGGTTCCCGTCGAATGGGACGGGATAAAGATCAATCTGTTGGACACCCCGGGTTACGCCGATTTCGTCGGGGAGCTGAGGGCCGGTCTGCGCGCCGCGGACGCGGCCCTTTTCGTCGTCTCGGCGGCCGAGGGCGTCGAGGGCATCACGGGCGCGACCCGCATGGTGTGGGAGGAGTGCGCGGCGGTCGGCATGCCGCGGGCCATCGTGATCACGCACCTGGAGTCGGCCCGCGCGGACTTCGCCGCGATGACCCGCACCTGCGCGCAGGCGTTCGGCGGCGACGACCCCGACGCCGTGGTGCCGCTGTACCTGCCGCTCCACGGCGAGCAGGGACCGGACGGCCACGCCCCGGTGACCGGCCTGATCGGGCTCCTGTCGCAGCGGATATTCGACTACGCCTCCGGGGAGCGCAAGGAGTCCGAGCCGGGCTCCGACCAGCTCCCGCTCATCGAGAGGGCGCGCAACACGCTCATCGAGGGGATCATCGCCGAGAGCGAGGACGAGTCCCTCATGGACCGTTACCTCGGCGGCGAGGACATCGACTTCAAGACGTTGGTGGACGACCTGGAGCGTGCGGTCGCGCGCGGCATCTTCCATCCGGTGCTCGCCGCCGCGCCGGCTGCCGAGGGCGCCCGCCAGGGCATCGGCACGGTCGAGCTCCTGGAGCTCATCACCGGCGGCTTCCCCACCCCTCTCGAACACCCGGCGCCGGCCGTCACCACTCCCGGTGGCACGGCGCGCCCGCCGCTGACCTGCGACCCCGAGGGCCCGCTGGTCGCCGAGGTCGTGAAGACGGCCTCCGACCCGTACGTGGGCCGGGTCTCCCTCGTCCGTGTCTTCTCCGGCACCCTGCGCCCCGACGAGACGGTGCACGTCTCCGGGCACGGACTCGCCGACCGCGGTCACGAGGACCACGACGTCGACGAGCGCGTCGGCGCCCTCTCCTCCCCCTTCGGCAAGCAGCAGCGCACCCTCACCCGGTGTGTCGCGGGCGATCTGGCGTGCGTGGCCAAGCTGAACCGCGCGGAGACCGGCGACACGCTCTCGGCCAAGGACGACCCGCTCCTGATGGAGCCCTGGGACATGCCGGACCCGCTGTTGCCGCTCGCGATCCAGGCGCACAGCAAGGCCGACGAGGACAAGTTGTCGCAGGGCCTGTCGCGGCTGGTCGCCGAGGACCCCACGATGCGGCTCGAACAGAACCAGGACACCCACCAGGTGGTCCTGTGGTGTCTGGGCGAGGCGCACGCGGACGTGGCTCTGGAGCGACTGCGCAGCCGGTACGGCGTGCAGGTCGACGTGGTGCCGTACAAGGTCTCCCTCCGGGAGACGTTCGCGGGCAAGTCCGGTGGCCGTGGCCGCCATGTGAAGCAGTCCGGCGGGCACGGGCAGTACGCGATCTGTGAGATCGAGGTCGAACCGCTGCCGGGCGGCAGCGGCATCGAGTTCGTCGACAAGGTCGTGGGCGGGGCGGTCCCGCGGCAGTTCATCCCGTCCGTCGAGAAGGGCGTGCGCGCGCAGGCCGCGAAGGGCGTCGCCGCCGGGTACGCGCTCATCGACGTGCGCATCACGCTCCTCGACGGCAAGGCGCACTCGGTGGACTCCTCCGACGCCGCGTTCCAGACGGCGGGCGCGCTGGCGCTGCGGGAGGCCGCGTCCGGCGCGAAGATCCATCTCCTCGAACCGGTCGCCGAGGTGCGGGTACTGGTCGGCGACGACTATGTCGGGGCGGTGATGAGCGATCTGTCGGGGCGGCGCGGCCGGGTGGTCGGCACCGAGCAGGCGGCCGGCGGGCGCACCCTGGTGCGGGCCGAGGTGCCCGAGATCGAGATCGGCAGGTACGCGGTGGATCTGCGGTCCCTCTCGCAGGGCACCGCGCGCTTCAACCGTACGTACGCACGCCACGAGCCGATGCCTCCGCAGCTCTCCGAGAAGATCCGCGAACGGGCGCACAACGCCACGTAG
- a CDS encoding phosphatidylinositol mannoside acyltransferase: MKDRLTDGLYGLGWSTVKKLPEPVAARLGRTIADTVWKRRGKGVLRLESNLARVVPDASPQRLGELSKAGMRSYLRYWMESFRLPSWSRERIASGFDVKDVHHLTDGLAAGKGVILALPHLGNWDLAGAWVTTKLETPFTTVAERLKPETLYDRFVAYRESLGMEVLPHTGGSAFGTLARRLRAGGLVCLVADRDLSASGVEVKFFGDTARMPAGPAMLAQQTGALLLPVTLWYDDSPVMKGRVHPPVDVPETGTRAEKTSSMTQALADAFATGIADHPEDWHMLQRLWLADLEPRADAAPEGEAS; encoded by the coding sequence GTGAAGGACCGACTCACCGACGGGCTGTACGGGCTCGGCTGGAGCACTGTCAAGAAGCTCCCCGAACCCGTCGCCGCGCGGCTCGGCAGGACCATCGCCGACACGGTCTGGAAGCGCCGCGGCAAGGGCGTGCTCCGGCTGGAGTCCAACCTCGCGCGCGTGGTGCCCGACGCGAGCCCGCAGCGGCTCGGCGAGCTCTCCAAGGCGGGCATGCGCTCCTACCTGCGGTACTGGATGGAGTCGTTCCGGCTCCCGTCCTGGAGCAGGGAGCGCATCGCGAGCGGCTTCGACGTCAAGGACGTCCACCACCTCACCGACGGACTCGCCGCGGGCAAGGGCGTCATCCTCGCCCTGCCGCACCTGGGCAACTGGGACCTCGCGGGCGCCTGGGTAACCACCAAGCTGGAGACCCCCTTCACGACGGTCGCCGAGCGCCTCAAGCCCGAGACGCTGTACGACCGCTTCGTCGCCTACCGCGAGAGCCTCGGCATGGAGGTCCTGCCGCACACCGGAGGCTCCGCCTTCGGGACCCTGGCGCGCCGCCTGCGCGCGGGCGGCCTCGTCTGTCTCGTCGCCGACCGCGACCTGTCCGCCTCCGGCGTCGAAGTGAAGTTCTTCGGAGACACCGCCCGGATGCCCGCGGGCCCCGCGATGCTCGCCCAGCAGACCGGAGCCCTGTTGCTGCCCGTCACCCTCTGGTATGACGATTCGCCCGTCATGAAGGGCCGCGTCCACCCGCCCGTCGACGTCCCCGAGACAGGTACGCGGGCCGAGAAGACGTCCTCCATGACACAGGCGCTGGCCGACGCCTTCGCCACCGGTATCGCCGACCACCCGGAGGACTGGCACATGCTGCAGCGTCTGTGGCTCGCCGACCTGGAACCCCGCGCCGATGCCGCTCCCGAGGGGGAGGCGTCGTGA
- a CDS encoding M20/M25/M40 family metallo-hydrolase, which produces MLRRSAAAGITLALALAGVTVPASLATAAQTAPTADRPDPLAKAVAAADKAVRSGLDSLARGPEEQYDRQQVTPWLKGLYSVAYERTYRGLPVVGGDAVVLADGKGKVRAVRAATDATISVTTKAKVTAAQAVRTSRAKLATVKKVDSKRLVVRVRKDAPALAWETELTGRTKAGDPSKLHVFVNALTGKVIDTYDDVRAGSGHSKWNGPDPLTIDTSRSGSNYVLRDTTRPGLQCSSYQGGVFTKATDDWGTGNPTSRETGCVDVMFAAQKQWNMLKEWVGRNGHNGNGGSWPVSVGLNELNAYWDGSSVTIGHNSANEWIAGVDVVAHEFGHGLDSNTPGGANHESGLGEATGDIMGALTEAYINQPAPYDTPDYTVGEMINLQGRGPIRNMYDPSRVNNDPNCYSASIPNTEEHKAAGPMNHWFYLLAEGSNPGGGKPSSPTCNNQQVTGVGIKNAGKIFYGAMLLKTSGMTYKRYRTATLTAAKNLDASCDLFNRTKAAWDAISIPAQSGDPTCTGQQNDFSLGLSPASGKVEPGASTTGTVNTTTVTGSAQQITLTASGAPAGVNVTFDPTTVTSGSNATMKITTAASTTAGTYPITVTGTAGTKTHTAQYTLTVGGGGNPTPPPDIDVEKVRAHLAQFNTIASQNGGNRRATGAGYRASLAYVKGKLEAAGYKVTEQTCASGCSAGAGNNLIAEWPQGDANNVYMFGAHLDGVAAGPGINDNGSGSAAILEAALSLAQNNPAMKNRVRFAWWTDEEQGLNGSDYYASSLPAAERSKIKAYYNFDMVGSTNAGYFVNNLNSSASVPLRDYWTSLNLAPQENVEGQGRSDDASFQRVGIPTSGYATGASATKSAAEAAKWGGTAGRSYDSCYHSACDTTANVSATALDRSSDGVAYALWKTSVGDGPAPADDFSLSADPASGTVQPGSSTKVTLATATTSGSAQKVGLSASGAPSGVSVSINPESVLSGESATATVEVAAGTTAGTYTLTFTGEGQVSHRTAYTLTVSGGGGETTWQLGATYAAGDVVTYNGVRYRCIQGHTAYPGWEPPNVPALWQAI; this is translated from the coding sequence ATGCTCAGACGATCCGCAGCGGCCGGGATAACCCTGGCCCTGGCACTCGCGGGGGTGACGGTACCCGCGTCCCTCGCGACGGCCGCGCAGACCGCACCCACCGCGGACAGACCGGACCCCCTCGCCAAAGCCGTCGCCGCCGCCGACAAGGCGGTGCGCAGCGGCCTCGACTCGCTGGCCAGAGGGCCCGAGGAGCAGTACGACCGACAGCAGGTCACCCCTTGGCTCAAAGGCCTCTACTCGGTCGCGTACGAACGCACCTACCGCGGGCTGCCGGTGGTGGGCGGCGACGCGGTGGTCCTCGCCGACGGCAAGGGGAAGGTCCGGGCCGTCAGGGCCGCGACCGACGCGACGATCTCGGTCACCACCAAGGCGAAGGTGACGGCCGCGCAGGCGGTCAGAACGAGCCGTGCGAAGCTCGCCACGGTCAAGAAGGTCGACTCCAAGCGCCTGGTGGTCAGGGTCAGGAAGGACGCGCCCGCGCTCGCCTGGGAGACCGAGCTGACCGGGCGTACGAAGGCCGGCGACCCCAGCAAGCTGCACGTCTTCGTCAACGCGCTCACCGGCAAGGTCATCGACACCTACGACGACGTGCGCGCCGGCAGCGGCCACAGCAAGTGGAACGGCCCCGACCCGCTGACCATCGACACCTCGCGCTCGGGCAGCAACTACGTGCTGCGCGACACCACACGCCCGGGGCTCCAGTGCTCGAGCTACCAGGGCGGCGTCTTCACCAAGGCGACCGACGACTGGGGCACCGGCAATCCCACGAGCCGGGAGACCGGCTGCGTCGACGTGATGTTCGCCGCGCAGAAGCAGTGGAACATGCTCAAGGAGTGGGTCGGCCGCAACGGACACAACGGCAACGGCGGCAGCTGGCCGGTCAGTGTGGGCCTCAACGAGCTCAACGCGTACTGGGACGGCTCCTCCGTCACCATCGGCCACAACAGCGCCAACGAGTGGATCGCCGGAGTGGACGTCGTCGCCCACGAGTTCGGCCACGGTCTGGACTCCAACACGCCCGGCGGCGCCAACCACGAGAGCGGCCTCGGCGAGGCGACCGGCGACATCATGGGCGCCCTGACCGAGGCGTACATCAACCAGCCCGCCCCCTACGACACCCCCGACTACACCGTCGGGGAGATGATCAACCTCCAGGGGCGCGGCCCGATCCGCAACATGTACGACCCGAGCCGGGTCAACAACGACCCCAACTGCTACTCCGCCTCGATCCCGAACACCGAGGAGCACAAGGCGGCCGGGCCCATGAACCACTGGTTCTACCTGCTCGCCGAGGGCTCCAACCCCGGTGGTGGCAAGCCCTCGAGCCCCACCTGCAACAACCAGCAGGTGACCGGCGTGGGCATCAAGAACGCCGGCAAGATCTTCTACGGCGCCATGCTGCTCAAGACCAGCGGCATGACGTACAAGCGCTACCGCACCGCCACGCTCACCGCGGCGAAGAACCTCGACGCGAGCTGCGACCTGTTCAACCGCACCAAGGCCGCCTGGGACGCCATCAGCATCCCGGCCCAGAGCGGTGACCCGACCTGCACCGGGCAGCAGAACGACTTCTCCCTCGGGCTCAGCCCCGCCTCGGGCAAGGTCGAACCGGGCGCCTCCACCACCGGCACCGTCAACACCACGACCGTCACCGGCAGCGCCCAGCAGATCACGCTGACCGCGTCGGGTGCCCCGGCGGGCGTGAACGTCACGTTCGACCCGACGACCGTCACATCCGGCTCCAACGCCACCATGAAGATCACCACCGCCGCGTCCACCACGGCGGGCACCTACCCGATCACCGTCACGGGCACCGCGGGCACCAAGACGCACACCGCCCAATACACGCTGACCGTGGGTGGCGGCGGCAACCCGACGCCCCCGCCGGACATCGACGTGGAGAAGGTCAGGGCACACCTCGCCCAGTTCAACACCATCGCCTCGCAGAACGGCGGCAACCGCCGCGCCACCGGCGCCGGTTACCGCGCCTCCCTCGCGTACGTGAAGGGCAAGCTGGAGGCCGCCGGATACAAGGTCACCGAGCAGACCTGCGCCTCCGGATGCTCCGCGGGCGCGGGCAACAACCTGATCGCCGAGTGGCCGCAGGGCGACGCGAACAACGTCTACATGTTCGGCGCGCACCTCGACGGCGTCGCGGCGGGCCCCGGCATCAACGACAACGGCTCCGGATCCGCCGCGATCCTGGAGGCGGCGCTGTCCCTGGCGCAGAACAACCCCGCCATGAAGAACCGCGTCCGCTTCGCCTGGTGGACCGACGAGGAGCAGGGCCTCAACGGCTCGGACTACTACGCCTCGTCGCTGCCCGCCGCGGAGCGCTCCAAGATCAAGGCGTACTACAACTTCGACATGGTGGGCTCGACGAACGCCGGGTACTTCGTGAACAACCTGAACTCCTCGGCGTCGGTCCCGCTGCGGGACTACTGGACCTCCCTCAACCTCGCACCCCAGGAGAACGTCGAGGGGCAGGGACGGTCGGACGACGCCTCCTTCCAGCGCGTCGGCATCCCGACATCCGGGTACGCCACCGGCGCCTCCGCCACAAAGTCCGCGGCCGAGGCCGCGAAGTGGGGCGGCACCGCGGGCCGTTCGTACGACTCGTGCTACCACTCCGCCTGTGACACCACCGCCAACGTGAGCGCCACCGCGCTGGACCGCAGCTCGGACGGCGTCGCGTACGCACTCTGGAAGACCTCCGTCGGCGACGGGCCCGCACCCGCGGACGACTTCTCCCTCTCCGCCGACCCGGCCTCGGGCACGGTCCAGCCCGGCTCCTCCACGAAGGTCACCCTCGCCACGGCGACGACCAGCGGCTCGGCGCAGAAGGTGGGACTCTCGGCCTCGGGGGCCCCGTCCGGAGTGAGCGTTTCCATCAATCCGGAGTCGGTGCTCTCGGGCGAGTCCGCGACGGCCACCGTCGAGGTCGCGGCGGGCACGACCGCCGGCACCTACACCCTCACCTTCACCGGTGAGGGGCAGGTCAGCCACCGTACGGCGTACACCCTGACGGTGTCCGGCGGCGGTGGCGAGACCACCTGGCAGCTGGGTGCCACCTACGCGGCCGGGGACGTGGTCACGTACAACGGCGTCCGCTACCGCTGCATCCAGGGCCACACCGCCTATCCGGGCTGGGAGCCGCCGAACGTCCCCGCCCTCTGGCAGGCCATCTGA
- the pgsA gene encoding phosphatidylinositol phosphate synthase: protein MLNKYARAFFTRVLTPFAAFLIRRGVSPDAVTFIGTAGVVAGALVFFPRGELFWGVIVITSFVFSDLVDGNMARQLGRSSRWGAFLDSTLDRVADSAIFGGLALWYAGSGDDNILCAVSIFCLASGQVVSYTKARGEAIGLPVAVNGLVERAERLVITLVAAGLAGLHKFGVPGIQILLPIALWAVAAGSMVTLVQRVVTVRRESAEADAATASGPQESEAAQ from the coding sequence ATGCTGAACAAGTACGCGCGTGCATTCTTCACGCGTGTCCTCACGCCGTTCGCCGCGTTTCTCATCCGCCGCGGGGTCAGCCCCGACGCGGTCACCTTCATCGGCACGGCCGGTGTGGTGGCGGGGGCGCTGGTCTTCTTCCCCCGGGGTGAGCTCTTCTGGGGCGTGATCGTGATCACGTCGTTCGTCTTCTCCGACCTCGTCGACGGCAACATGGCCCGCCAGCTCGGCCGCTCAAGCCGCTGGGGCGCGTTCCTGGACTCGACGCTCGACCGGGTGGCCGACAGCGCGATCTTCGGCGGCCTCGCCCTCTGGTACGCCGGATCCGGCGACGACAACATCCTCTGCGCCGTCTCCATCTTCTGTCTGGCCAGCGGCCAGGTGGTCTCGTACACGAAGGCGCGTGGCGAGGCCATCGGCCTGCCCGTCGCCGTCAACGGCCTGGTGGAACGCGCCGAGCGCCTGGTGATCACGCTGGTCGCCGCGGGCCTCGCGGGCCTGCACAAGTTCGGCGTTCCCGGCATCCAGATCCTGCTGCCCATCGCCCTGTGGGCCGTCGCGGCCGGCAGCATGGTCACCCTCGTCCAGCGTGTCGTGACCGTGCGCCGGGAGTCCGCCGAAGCGGACGCCGCCACGGCGTCCGGGCCCCAGGAGAGTGAGGCCGCGCAGTGA